Part of the Streptomyces antimycoticus genome, CCGCCGATCCGGACGGCTTCGCAAGGGAGCTGGCCCGCCCCATGCCCCGGCCGCCGCGCCCCGCCGCACGGCGCGGCACCCGCTTCCACGCCTGGGTCGAAGCGCGCTTCGAGGCGCTGTCGCTGCCCTTCCTCGGCCCCGATGAGCTGCCGGGCGGCGAGGAAGACGAGGCGGAGATCGCCGACGAGCGGGATCTGACCGCCCTCAAGGAGGCGTTCGCGCGCACGCCGTACGCCCGTCGCACCCCTTACCGCGTGGAGGTGCCGGTCCAGCTGACTCTGGCGGGCCGCATCATCCGCGGCCGGATCGACGCGGTGTACCGCTCGTCGGGGACGGGCTCCGACGGCGGCCCGCGCTACGAGATCGTCGACTGGAAGACCGGCCGCTCCCAGGACGCCGACCCGCTCCAGCTGGCCATCTACCGTCTGGCCTGGGCCGAGCAGCATGGACTGCCCCTGTCGGCGGTCACGGCGGCGTTCGTGTACGTACGCAGCGGTGAGGTCGTGCGCCCCGCCGGGCTGCCCGGCCGGGCGGGGCTCGAGCGCGTCCTGCTCGGGGAGCCGGGCGGCGAGACCGGCGGCGGGCCGCACGGCGAGCCGGGGACGGGGAGGTGAGCGTGGCCGGGGATGGGGCCGTGGACGAGGGCGCGACCGGGAATGACCGTATCGACGCCGAAACCGTCACCGAGAGCGAGCGCTCATGAACGCCCCGGAGGCCCCGCCCGCGTCCCGCCGCGGGCCGGATAGGCTCACATCCATGAGCAACACCCCGGACACGGACAACGCCGTCCGCGCCTATGTGGACAGCCATCGCGCCGCCTTTCTCGCCGAACTCTCCGAATGGCTGCGCATCCCGTCCGTATCCGCCGACCCGGCCCGCGCCGACGACGTCCGGCGCAGCGCCCAGTGGCTGAGGGACCACCTGGCCGCGACGGGCTTCCCGGTGGCTGAGATATGGGACACACCGGGCGCCCCGGCCGTCTTCGCCGAGTGGCCGTCCGGCGATCCCGACGCCCTTACGGTGCTCGTCTACGGCCACCACGACGTCCAGCCCGCCGACCGCGAGGACGGCTGGCGCACCGACCCCTTCGAGCCCGTCATCGAGGACGGCAGGCTCTACGCCCGCGGCGCCGCCGACGACAAGGGGCAGGTCCTTTTCCACACCCTGGGGATACGGGCGCACCTTTCCGCGACCGGCCGCGGCGCACCCGCGGTGAACCTCAAGCTGCTGATCGAGGGTGAGGAGGAGTCCGGCTCCCCGCACTTCCCCGAGCTGATCCGCGCGCACGCCGATCGGCTGGCCTGCGACACCGTGATCGTCTCCGACACCGGGATGTGGTCCGAGGACACCCCGACCGTCTGCACCGGCATGCGGGGTCTCGTCGACTGCCAGATCGATCTCCATGGCCCCGGCCAGGACATCCACTCCGGCTCCTTCGGCGGCGCGGTCCCCAACCCGGCCACCGAGGCCGCCCGTCTGGCCGCCGCACTGCACGACGCCGACCGTAAGGTGGCGATCCCCGGCTTCTACGACGGCGTCGTGGAGCTGACCG contains:
- a CDS encoding dipeptidase, producing MSNTPDTDNAVRAYVDSHRAAFLAELSEWLRIPSVSADPARADDVRRSAQWLRDHLAATGFPVAEIWDTPGAPAVFAEWPSGDPDALTVLVYGHHDVQPADREDGWRTDPFEPVIEDGRLYARGAADDKGQVLFHTLGIRAHLSATGRGAPAVNLKLLIEGEEESGSPHFPELIRAHADRLACDTVIVSDTGMWSEDTPTVCTGMRGLVDCQIDLHGPGQDIHSGSFGGAVPNPATEAARLAAALHDADRKVAIPGFYDGVVELTDRERALFAELPFDEADWLRTAHSRATLGEAGYSTLERIWARPTAEVNGIGGGYQGPGGKTIVPSAAQLKLSFRLVAGQDVEKVQAAVRDWVAAQLPAGIRHEITYWGATRPCLTPLDHPALQSVVRAMGRAFGQEIRFTREGGSGPAADLQDVLGAPVLFLGISVPSDGWHAPNEKVELGLLMKGAETAAHLWDDLAENGRE